The following are from one region of the Trueperaceae bacterium genome:
- a CDS encoding ABC transporter permease, producing MARRGAEPGEAARSLGLAAPATVWLVLFFLLPLVFVAVASFLTRGPGGAPVPPPTLDQYERTFSVFGPVIVRSVNVALITTVLCLLLGYPLAFFISQRRDPRTRLFLLFLVLLPFWTNFLVRTYALITIVQRDGLLNGLLTRLGLVDEPLQVLFTSGAVILGLVYGYLPFMVLPVYASVERLDMRYVEAAQDLGANDLWAFLRVVLPLTLPGVIAGSILVFIPTIGAFVTPDLMGGTRGLMIGNLIQSQFGGRGNVPLGSAVSMVLLALVFVGVLIYTRWGQEERS from the coding sequence ATGGCGCGCCGGGGCGCCGAGCCGGGGGAGGCGGCGCGCTCCCTGGGCCTGGCCGCGCCGGCCACCGTCTGGCTGGTGCTGTTCTTCCTGCTCCCCCTCGTCTTCGTGGCCGTCGCCAGCTTCCTGACGCGGGGGCCGGGCGGCGCGCCGGTGCCCCCGCCCACCCTCGACCAGTACGAGCGCACGTTCTCGGTCTTCGGGCCCGTGATCGTCAGGAGCGTGAACGTCGCGCTGATCACCACGGTGCTGTGCCTGCTCCTCGGCTACCCGCTGGCGTTCTTCATCAGCCAGCGGCGCGACCCGCGCACGCGCCTGTTCCTGCTCTTCCTCGTGCTGCTGCCGTTCTGGACGAACTTCCTCGTGAGGACCTACGCGCTCATCACGATCGTGCAGCGCGACGGCCTCCTCAACGGCCTGCTCACGCGCCTCGGGCTCGTCGACGAGCCGCTGCAGGTGCTCTTCACCTCGGGCGCCGTGATCCTCGGCCTGGTCTACGGCTACCTGCCGTTCATGGTGCTGCCCGTCTACGCCTCCGTCGAGCGGCTCGACATGCGCTACGTGGAGGCCGCCCAGGACCTCGGCGCCAACGACCTGTGGGCGTTCCTCCGCGTGGTGCTCCCGCTGACGCTGCCGGGCGTGATCGCCGGGTCGATACTCGTCTTCATCCCCACGATCGGAGCGTTCGTCACGCCGGACCTGATGGGCGGCACGCGCGGGCTGATGATCGGGAACCTGATCCAGAGCCAGTTCGGGGGCCGCGGGAACGTCCCGCTTGGCAGCGCCGTCTCGATGGTCCTGCTGGCGCTCGTCTTCGTCGGGGTGCTGATCTACACGCGCTGGGGCCAGGAGGAGCGCTCGTGA
- a CDS encoding ABC transporter permease gives MTAPAARAGGGDAGRLRRDLALRRLGRALLWLSPFVVYLFLWAPILVLVVFSFNDGASVSVWNGFTTRWYENIINNTITAGTESARFQTGLLLRSVRNSLFVATVATLVATALGTMLALALTRGRFPGRRALDSLFYLPVVIPDITQGVSLAVFFNLVFEAAQRTLGVRLVPGFGTIIIAHIAFNVSYVLIVVRARLATMDPTLEEAARDLGANHRQTFWRVTFPILMPGILAGALLAFTLSLDDFVITFFNAGVGTTTLPLFVYGMLKQRVPPEINAISTLMIAASIVLVGASLLLQRRSSSA, from the coding sequence GTGACGGCGCCGGCCGCGAGGGCGGGCGGCGGCGACGCCGGCAGGCTGCGCCGCGACCTGGCGCTGAGGCGCCTGGGACGAGCCCTGCTGTGGCTGAGCCCGTTCGTCGTCTACCTGTTCCTGTGGGCGCCGATCCTCGTGCTCGTCGTCTTCTCGTTCAACGACGGCGCCTCGGTGTCGGTGTGGAACGGCTTCACGACGCGCTGGTACGAGAACATCATCAACAACACCATCACGGCCGGCACCGAGTCCGCGCGGTTCCAGACCGGCCTGCTGCTCAGGTCGGTGAGGAACTCCCTGTTCGTCGCGACGGTGGCCACGCTCGTCGCCACGGCGCTGGGGACGATGCTGGCCCTGGCGCTGACGCGCGGACGCTTCCCCGGACGCCGGGCCCTCGACTCGCTCTTCTACCTGCCCGTCGTGATCCCCGACATCACGCAGGGCGTGTCCCTCGCCGTCTTCTTCAACCTCGTGTTCGAGGCCGCGCAGCGGACGCTCGGCGTGCGGCTCGTGCCCGGCTTCGGGACGATCATCATCGCCCACATCGCGTTCAACGTCTCCTACGTGCTCATCGTCGTGCGGGCGCGGCTCGCGACGATGGACCCGACGCTCGAGGAGGCGGCCCGCGACCTCGGCGCGAACCACCGCCAGACGTTCTGGCGCGTGACGTTCCCGATCCTCATGCCCGGGATCCTCGCCGGCGCGCTGCTGGCCTTCACCCTGTCGCTCGACGACTTCGTGATCACGTTCTTCAACGCCGGCGTGGGCACCACGACCCTGCCGCTCTTCGTCTACGGGATGCTCAAGCAGCGCGTGCCGCCCGAGATCAACGCGATCTCGACGCTGATGATCGCCGCCTCGATCGTGCTGGTGGGCGCCTCGCTGCTGCTGCAGCGGCGGTCGTCCAGCGCCTGA